The following proteins come from a genomic window of Oncorhynchus kisutch isolate 150728-3 unplaced genomic scaffold, Okis_V2 Okis06b-Okis10b_hom, whole genome shotgun sequence:
- the LOC116359902 gene encoding zinc finger protein 135-like encodes MSSEKETLMDEIEKSLWNLTEDNLRYLCERHGKDGSEIKGMNHRLLRRKVMEEMWDNTDSMKSEEQGMSWLVQLKEDIRRIQEEGSSALMSPSQSDDVDWNEEGGTRLPSNRLEAKSDLERHTPEQRESDVTTSQSESVFLKPHLCTKCGKGFHQAGCLKRHLRTHTGEKPFVCPRCGRAWSDSGNLKRHMRKTHPGEEMVVKRVDTQRSDPTESREEINVDSIKSEEQGTSRSLQLEEEDACGAPVSPSQAHADDVDCNVEDRDWLSSIGLKVEPMSPRQSDDDAADRKEEWNEVGGATLPSNGLESESARERHSCDKPLLPSSTLAESPSRASPGGTLLCGLKRVSVRLVDCRKTPGQSGLQMHKATQTGEKPHSWSNAEQHKTLSKDRPGSHICDHCGKNFTTATNLKRHFLYLSGEKPYMCSECGKRFTQAGSLKTHQRTHTGEKPYICPRCGKAWSDYGNLKRHMRRHTVKQYMVKPHHCSDCGKQFIVKSSLKHHRLVFHTDHPHRCGQCKKSFITAERLESHTKTQHPPRDPLKNPHVCSECGKGFHQAGCLKRHLRTHTGEKPFVCPRCGRAWSDSGNLKRHMRKTHPGEEMVVKRVDTQRSDPTESREEMNVDSIKSEEQGTSRSLQLKEDIRRILVDARGAPMSPNQADDYSEDGDEGGTWLPSNRPEAKSDLERHTPEQRETDVTTSQSESVFLKPHLCTKCGKGFKKAGCLKRHLRTHTGEKPFVCSCCGKAWSDSGNLKRHMRKTHPGEEMVVKRVDTQRSDPTGSREEMTVDSIKSEEQGTSRSLQLKEEDACGAPVSPSQAHADDVDCNVEDRDWLPSIGLKAEPMSPSQSDDDTADRKEEWNEEEGALRCGKAWSY; translated from the exons ATGAGTTCAGAGAAGGAAACGTTGATGGATGAAATCGAAAAGAGTTTATGGAATTTAACTGAGGACAATTTACGTTACCTGTGTGAACGTCATGGCAAAGATGGCTCTGAAATTAAAGGGATGAATCATCGCTTATTAAGGCGTAAAGTCATGGAGGAAATGTGGGACAATACGGATTCAATGAAATCAGAGGAGCAGGGAATGTCTTGGTTAGTCCAACTGAAAGAGGACATCAGGAGGATACAGGAGGAGGGTAGCAGTGCACTTATGAGTCCCAGCCAATCAGATGACGTAGACTGGAATGAAGAGGGAGGAACTAGGTTGCCTAGCAACAGACTGGAGGCTAAATCTGATCTAGAGAGGCACACACCAGAGCAGAGGGAGAGTGATGTGACTACTTCCCAGTCTGAAAGTGTTTTTCTCAAACCACACTTGTGCACTAAATGTGGAAAGGGATTCCATCAGGCCGGCTGTCTTAAGAGACACCTGAGAACTCATACGGGGGAGAAACCATTTGTTTGCCCTCGTTGTGGGAGGGCTTGGAGTGATTCTGGAAACTTAAAGAGACACATGAGAAAAACTCACCcaggagaggagatggttgtTAAGAGGGTCGACACTCAGAGGAGTGACCCTACAGAGAGTAGGGAGGAAATTAATGTGGATTCAATTAAATCGGAGGAGCAGGGAACGTCTCGGTCACTCCAGCTGGAAGAGGAGGATGCTTGCGGTGCGCCCGTGAGTCCCAGCCAGGCTCATGCTGATGATGTAGACTGCAATGTTGAGGACAGGGATTGGTTGTCTAGCATCGGACTGAAGGTGGAGCCCATGAGTCCCAGACAATCCGATGATGACGCTGCAGACCGCAAAGAAGAATGGAACGAAGTGGGAGGCGCTACGTTGCCTAGCAATGGACTGGAGTCGGAGTCAGCTCGAGAGCGCCACAGTTGC GACAAGCCTCTCTTGCCCTCCTCCACCCTCGCAGAGTCCCCGAGTCGTGCCTCTCCCGGTGGCACCTTATTGTGTGGTCTGAAGAGGGTGTCTGTGCGGCTTGTCGACTGCAGGAAGACACCGGGGCAGAGTGGCCTTCAAATGCACAAGGCAACACAGACGGGAGAGAAACCCCACAGCTGGTCTAATGCTGAACAACACAAAACCCTCTCAAAAGACAGGCCAGGCTCCCATATCTGTGATCACTGTGGGAAGAATTTTACCACAGCAACCAATCTGAAAAGACACTTCCTGTATTTGTCTGGAGAGAAACCATACATGTGCTCTGAATGCGGAAAGAGATTCACGCAGGCCGGCAGTCTTAAGACACACCAGAGAactcatactggggagaaaccgTACATTTGCCCTCGTTGTGGGAAGGCTTGGAGTGATTATGGAAACTTAAAGAGACACATGAGAAGGCATACTGTTAAACAATACATGGTGAAACCTCACCACTGCTCGGATTGTGGGAAACAGTTCATTGTCAAATCAAGCCTTAAACATCACCGGCTAGTTTTTCACACAGATCACCCTCACCGCTGTGGTCAATGTAAGAAGAGTTTCATAACTGCAGAAAGACTGGaatcacacacaaaaacacaacaccCGCCAAGGGATCCTCTGAAGAACCCACACGTGTGCTCTGAATGTGGAAAGGGATTCCATCAGGCCGGCTGTCTTAAGAGACACCTGAGAACTCATACGGGGGAGAAACCGTTTGTTTGCCCTCGTTGTGGGAGGGCTTGGAGTGATTCTGGAAACTTAAAGAGACACATGAGGAAAACTCACCcaggagaggagatggttgtTAAGAGGGTCGACACTCAGAGGAGTGACCCTACAGAGAGTAGGGAGGAAATGAATGTGGATTCAATTAAATCGGAGGAGCAGGGAACGTCTCGGTCACTCCAGCTGAAAGAGGACATCAGAAGGATACTGGTGGATGCCAGAGGTGCACCAATGAGTCCCAACCAAGCCGATGATTATTCTGAAGACGGTGACGAGGGAGGAACTTGGTTGCCTAGCAACAGACCGGAGGCGAAATCTGATCTAGAGAGGCACACGCCAGAGCAGAGGGAGACTGATGTGACTACTTCCCAGTCAGAAAGTGTTTTTCTCAAACCACACTTGTGCACTAAATGCGGTAAGGGATTCAAAAAAGCAGGCTGTCTTAAGAGACACCTGAGGACTCATACGGGGGAGAAACCATTTGTTTGCTCTTGTTGTGGGAAGGCTTGGAGTGATTCTGGAAACTTAAAAAGACACATGAGAAAAACTCACCcaggagaggagatggttgtTAAGAGGGTTGACACTCAGAGGAGTGACCCTACAGGAAGTAGGGAGGAAATGACTGTAGATTCAATTAAATCGGAGGAGCAGGGAACATCTCGGTCACTCCAGCTGAAAGAGGAGGATGCTTGCGGTGCGCCCGTGAGTCCCAGCCAGGCTCATGCTGATGATGTAGACTGCAACGTTGAGGACAGGGACTGGTTGCCTAGCATCGGACTAAAGGCAGAGCCCATGAGTCCTAGCCAATCCGATGATGACACTGCAGACCGCAAAGAAGAATGGAACGAAGAGGAAGGTGCCCTTCGTTGTGGGAAGGCTTGGAGTTATTAA